Proteins co-encoded in one Balneolaceae bacterium genomic window:
- a CDS encoding TonB-dependent receptor gives MKLKALLFITFLFIPCAFASAQETASVNGYITDSETGETLLMANVALMEVNRGTSSNTSGYYTITNIPPGVYTLSASYIGYRRFNREIELEAGESLRLDIELIPEGVEMEAIYVESDAEQEEQRNIGTAQVDIEMVKELPSVLQPDVFRSVQLLPGVKAASDFSSGLYIRGGSPDQTLILLDETTVYNPSHFFGFFSTFNPDAVKDVRLYKGGYPAEYGGRIGSVLTIFNKDGNRNETEGSVSLGLLSSRASIEGPYSKGSWMLAVRRSTLEPLLAALRQTVDNVPDKFYFYDINGKINFDATPNDRLSLAFYTGNDNVTIPFQEDAKIFLKYGNQTLTTKWRRIFNDKLFGSFTATGSRYFNQPEFKIAGTPFERNNNINDLSLKADLEYLPNEKHTFKTGIWAGNLTLKFRDRFDNVDTFRERIESNYLSAFIQDEWRPSDQLIFNGGVRLNAFSEGDYVRLEPRLSAEYRPTSRIRLQAAYGRYNQYLTLITNEAFSGFDLWLTSDDDVAPAYGDQFVLGAKTIPFEGYGLDVELYYRTMRDLFELDPFLNDAAGQDYPDLFRFGDGYAYGAELFFEKKVGRFTGFLGYTYGITRRKFPGFNAPVLDDPTNARFYPPKYDRTHDLNISGSMKLSSRWKATAVFSYATGQAYTEPTGRTQFANLPWDNSDRDAFVVGKINASRLPSYHRLDLSFSRQGTFFNLGEAEWQFQVINVYSRRNVWFYNYDFDENPLERTEVTLLPILPSISYTVNF, from the coding sequence GTGAAGTTAAAAGCACTGCTATTCATCACATTTTTATTTATTCCGTGTGCATTTGCATCTGCACAAGAAACAGCTTCTGTGAACGGATATATTACCGATAGCGAAACCGGTGAAACACTGCTCATGGCAAATGTTGCTCTGATGGAGGTCAATCGAGGTACTTCTTCAAATACCTCCGGTTATTACACAATTACCAATATTCCGCCCGGCGTCTATACTCTATCGGCCAGCTACATCGGGTACCGGCGTTTTAACCGGGAGATTGAACTTGAAGCGGGAGAAAGCCTTCGACTGGATATTGAACTCATTCCCGAAGGTGTGGAAATGGAAGCGATCTATGTAGAATCCGATGCAGAGCAGGAGGAACAACGCAATATCGGTACAGCACAAGTGGATATTGAGATGGTAAAAGAACTGCCCTCGGTACTGCAGCCGGATGTTTTTCGTTCCGTGCAACTCCTGCCCGGTGTGAAAGCGGCATCAGACTTTTCAAGCGGTTTGTACATTCGCGGCGGAAGTCCCGATCAAACCTTAATTTTGTTAGACGAAACCACCGTTTATAACCCCTCTCACTTTTTTGGCTTTTTCTCAACCTTCAATCCCGACGCCGTAAAAGATGTTCGACTCTACAAAGGAGGTTATCCGGCTGAGTATGGAGGCAGAATCGGTTCGGTTCTGACAATTTTCAACAAAGATGGAAATAGAAATGAAACGGAGGGATCGGTCAGCCTGGGCCTGCTCTCTTCCAGGGCATCGATTGAGGGTCCATACAGTAAGGGATCATGGATGCTGGCCGTTCGAAGATCTACACTGGAGCCGCTGTTAGCTGCTCTTCGGCAAACCGTAGATAATGTTCCTGATAAATTTTACTTCTACGATATAAATGGAAAGATCAACTTTGATGCTACTCCAAACGATCGGCTATCACTGGCTTTCTACACGGGAAATGACAATGTTACGATTCCCTTTCAGGAAGATGCTAAGATTTTTCTCAAGTATGGAAATCAAACACTTACTACAAAATGGCGCCGTATTTTTAACGACAAGTTGTTTGGCTCCTTCACAGCAACCGGTTCACGATATTTTAATCAACCTGAATTTAAAATTGCCGGAACACCCTTTGAACGAAATAACAATATCAATGACTTATCCCTTAAAGCAGACCTGGAATATCTTCCAAATGAAAAACATACATTTAAAACAGGAATTTGGGCCGGTAACCTGACTCTGAAATTCCGTGACAGGTTCGACAATGTGGATACCTTTCGGGAACGAATTGAATCGAATTACCTGTCTGCATTTATACAGGATGAATGGAGGCCTTCAGACCAGTTGATATTTAATGGCGGGGTGCGACTCAATGCGTTTTCAGAAGGTGATTATGTTCGGCTTGAACCCCGTCTTTCCGCAGAATACAGACCCACATCACGAATTCGACTTCAGGCAGCCTATGGCCGATACAATCAATATCTCACGCTTATTACCAATGAAGCATTTTCCGGGTTTGATCTGTGGTTAACCTCCGACGATGACGTGGCACCCGCTTATGGTGATCAATTTGTGCTGGGTGCCAAAACCATTCCGTTTGAAGGCTATGGACTGGATGTAGAACTTTATTACCGGACCATGCGGGATCTTTTTGAACTGGATCCTTTTTTGAATGATGCAGCCGGTCAGGATTATCCCGACCTGTTCCGATTTGGTGATGGATATGCATATGGTGCCGAGCTGTTTTTCGAAAAGAAAGTGGGCCGTTTTACCGGTTTCCTGGGCTATACGTATGGAATTACAAGACGCAAATTTCCGGGATTTAATGCACCCGTGCTGGATGATCCGACAAATGCCCGATTTTATCCACCGAAATACGATCGAACGCACGATCTGAATATATCAGGATCGATGAAACTCTCTTCGAGATGGAAAGCAACAGCGGTATTTAGCTATGCAACCGGACAGGCTTATACCGAACCGACCGGCAGAACACAATTTGCAAATCTCCCCTGGGATAATTCAGACAGAGATGCTTTTGTGGTTGGAAAAATTAATGCGTCGCGACTCCCATCCTACCATCGGCTCGATCTTTCATTCAGCCGGCAGGGAACATTTTTTAATCTTGGAGAAGCAGAGTGGCAATTCCAGGTGATAAATGTCTACTCAAGACGAAATGTGTGGTTTTACAATTACGATTTTGATGAGAATCCACTTGAACGAACAGAGGTTACCCTGTTACCTATTTTACCCTCCATTTCATACACTGTAAATTTTTAA
- a CDS encoding DUF5615 family PIN-like protein has product MIVIDENVDQVLINMLNGLEYEFYSIRDHSPGINDREVIEVVEKNKAILLTEDKDFGELVFAHNIRSCSVILLRYHKNDYKEIFKNIRKALKMYERDNNPLIFFTITKEKIRMRRI; this is encoded by the coding sequence ATGATTGTGATTGATGAAAATGTTGATCAGGTACTCATTAATATGCTTAATGGACTTGAGTACGAATTCTATTCAATCAGAGATCACAGTCCCGGTATCAATGACAGAGAAGTCATTGAAGTTGTGGAAAAAAATAAAGCCATTTTACTAACTGAAGATAAAGACTTCGGAGAGTTGGTATTCGCACATAACATTCGCAGTTGTTCCGTGATACTATTAAGATATCATAAAAACGATTATAAGGAGATTTTTAAAAATATTAGAAAAGCATTAAAAATGTACGAAAGAGATAATAACCCTTTGATTTTTTTTACGATAACAAAGGAAAAAATTCGGATGCGTAGAATATAA
- a CDS encoding DUF433 domain-containing protein, whose translation MKNILAMNYKKYIVRDPEVMLGKPTIRGSRITVELIMRKLAKGYNIEELLKSYPHLKREQILAALEYAAEIIANEDTLVS comes from the coding sequence ATGAAAAATATTCTTGCCATGAATTATAAAAAATACATAGTCAGAGATCCTGAAGTGATGTTGGGAAAACCCACCATCAGGGGAAGCCGTATTACTGTTGAGCTTATCATGAGAAAATTGGCTAAAGGATACAATATTGAAGAACTTCTCAAAAGCTATCCACATCTAAAAAGAGAGCAAATATTAGCAGCCTTGGAGTACGCAGCAGAAATTATTGCCAATGAGGATACTCTTGTATCATAG
- a CDS encoding ATP-binding protein codes for MDNVSLKKLNAIFSAFPTALVILRADDPDFTVVEVNNAFLEMTGMERNTLLNNPFLETVNNYSEGRFEPNLGELSSAVKKVVTEKKLIETDIFEFKWDGTQDSAKKNIYLQFKCSPVKDEYGAIDSVLLVVDDVTGLLTDSEKRVSDTGKIKTRKELQNQSEDLEKKAAVNKAQYKSASEELDDFVYSVSHDLRAPLRRIDGFSQEILNEYADKLDETGAHYLNRIRQGAQDMGQLIDDLLKLSRISRKSVEREEIDLGNIAKSVFEELMELEPERNVDLKIDDDLIINADKGLIKAMLSNLISNALKFTSNREVAEIQIGSKMLDGDKVFYISDNGVGFDPSYKHKLFKAFSRLHSQNQFSGTGIGLATVKRIMTLHGGMVWAESPDENGAIFYLKF; via the coding sequence ATGGACAATGTATCTTTAAAAAAACTGAATGCTATTTTTTCAGCTTTTCCAACGGCTCTGGTTATACTCAGAGCTGACGATCCTGATTTTACGGTTGTGGAAGTAAACAATGCCTTTCTTGAAATGACCGGAATGGAGAGGAATACACTTTTGAATAATCCTTTTCTCGAAACAGTTAACAATTATTCAGAAGGAAGATTTGAACCAAATCTGGGTGAACTTTCATCGGCAGTAAAAAAAGTAGTTACAGAAAAGAAACTGATTGAGACTGATATTTTTGAATTCAAATGGGATGGAACGCAAGATTCTGCGAAGAAAAATATCTATTTACAGTTTAAATGTTCTCCCGTTAAGGATGAATATGGGGCCATTGATTCTGTACTTCTGGTTGTTGACGATGTGACCGGTCTGCTCACGGATAGCGAAAAGAGAGTTTCCGATACTGGAAAAATTAAAACCCGGAAAGAGCTGCAGAATCAGAGTGAAGATCTGGAAAAGAAAGCTGCTGTAAACAAAGCTCAATACAAATCGGCCAGCGAGGAACTGGATGATTTCGTGTACTCCGTCTCGCACGATTTACGCGCTCCGTTAAGAAGAATTGATGGCTTCAGTCAAGAGATATTGAATGAGTATGCGGACAAACTGGATGAAACTGGTGCTCACTATCTAAATCGTATTCGACAAGGGGCGCAGGATATGGGTCAGTTAATTGACGACCTGCTCAAACTTTCACGGATTTCCCGTAAAAGCGTTGAAAGAGAAGAAATTGATCTGGGAAATATTGCAAAATCTGTTTTTGAAGAATTGATGGAGTTGGAGCCAGAGCGAAATGTTGATCTTAAGATTGATGATGATTTGATAATCAATGCAGATAAGGGACTGATTAAAGCGATGCTTTCAAACCTGATATCAAACGCTTTGAAATTTACTTCAAACAGGGAAGTTGCCGAGATTCAGATTGGGTCTAAAATGTTAGATGGAGATAAAGTTTTTTATATTTCAGACAACGGTGTCGGGTTTGATCCGTCCTATAAACATAAGCTTTTTAAAGCATTCAGCAGACTTCATTCTCAAAATCAGTTTAGCGGAACAGGAATTGGTTTAGCTACTGTAAAACGAATTATGACACTTCACGGTGGGATGGTTTGGGCTGAAAGTCCTGATGAGAATGGAGCCATATTCTATCTAAAATTTTAA
- a CDS encoding response regulator — MKKRENYILLVEDNPDDVELTLLAFKKNNFANEIKVVEDGEEAIDFLLNENEEGVSKFGYPELILLDLKLPKKNGHEVLKEIKSEDKTKRIPVVILTSSQEEEDIIKGYDLGANSYVRKPVDYKDFVDVVNNLGVYWLAVNKNTP, encoded by the coding sequence ATGAAAAAAAGAGAGAACTACATTTTATTGGTCGAAGATAATCCCGATGACGTGGAATTAACTCTCCTCGCATTCAAAAAGAATAATTTTGCGAACGAGATAAAAGTTGTTGAAGATGGTGAGGAAGCAATCGATTTTTTACTTAATGAAAATGAGGAGGGAGTTTCAAAATTTGGCTATCCGGAATTGATTTTACTTGATTTGAAGCTTCCAAAAAAAAATGGCCACGAAGTTTTAAAAGAGATTAAAAGTGAAGATAAAACAAAAAGGATACCCGTCGTTATTTTAACATCGTCTCAGGAAGAGGAAGATATTATAAAAGGGTATGATTTGGGGGCAAACAGTTATGTACGCAAGCCGGTTGACTACAAGGATTTTGTGGATGTAGTCAATAATCTTGGGGTGTACTGGCTTGCTGTTAATAAGAATACACCGTAG
- a CDS encoding PAS domain S-box protein, translating into MEQPFQILLVEDNRDDVELLQLQLKKMELEFSLDVVDQKADFITYFENNEPDLIICDYNLPGFTGVEALEYVRKQNFELPFILISGYIGEEKAVDAMLKGASDYVLKDNIKRLAPAVKREIIHFWEHKKTETERDQAIQNLKERVKEQKCLYNISSLDEQKLSISDLLQKAVRYLPEGFTFPEITEASIEYDGKSFQTPNYSETEWFFSETTDKTQNISLTIKVVYLEDKPESDIGPFIGEEQNLINSIIEILSLKINRILDEQKLDRKQDLLEKTYNLAQMGNWEVDLVHSEIHWSFTTKRIHEVPEDFEPDLETGINFYKEGKDRKKIRHLINRAIEKGESFDTELRIITAKNNEKWIRVIGESEFKDGKCIRIFGSFQDIDNRKRAEIALQESEQRFKSLVQEGLDLIAIIDIDGNYKYVAPTRYRIDEMGMQPEEYRGKNAFEIFHEDDHERLKRALRSIQPYESTDLAPFRYKTDEGEWRWMESTITNLTENPAVNGFVTNSRDVTDRIEQERKLRDIVEHSTNMFYQHDTEGVLTYVSPQSSDFLGYSPEEAIRKWTDFITDHPLNKKGEQITQRAIDTGEIQEPYELQLKTADGRIIWVEVNEAPLIKEGKVQGIVGSLTDITERKAAEELIKKSNEKLNTAQEIAKLGYFEFYFESDEIYWSDQSYKIWEYDPNEIELTLDLIFERMHPEDRDYFIKQHEQTVKTGKTLNLEHRIQFPDGRIKWVRVIGDLKRSSEGKPVAVEGTAQDITDKKLADLELEEAYNEIETILESIGEAFFAVDKNWTVTYWNNVAEEVLHRPRKEILGKNLWDVYEDATELEFYTQYHKAVNEKITVHFEEFYPTLGKWFEVSAYPSENGLSVFFRDITEQKENREKIERINERFEKVTEATNDAIWDFDVIDDNLYWGRGFETLFGYDLDEISPDMEFLISLIHPEDRERISHKIQNYMKPGGEQDWFEEYRFQKADGTYAYVMDRAVFIRNKNGKVTRVVGAMTDLTRQKEIEESLKQLNIELEQRAEELTASNAELEQFAYVASHDLQEPLRMVTSFLTQLDKKYSGQLDEKANQYIHYAVDGAQRMRQIILDLLNYSRLNRDQQKHVETDLNEIFQEVQALARSRIKETGATIESDSLPTLEVNPVAIKQVLQNLLSNALKYQEGDTTPQINVRAEELDTHWKFSFEDNGIGINPEFKDTIFQIFQRLHTRDQYSGTGIGLAIAKKIIERHGGEIWVESEEGEGSTFYFTIEK; encoded by the coding sequence ATGGAACAACCTTTTCAAATTTTGCTGGTTGAGGACAACCGGGATGACGTGGAATTACTGCAGCTTCAGTTGAAAAAGATGGAGTTGGAGTTTAGTCTTGATGTCGTTGATCAAAAAGCAGATTTTATAACCTACTTCGAAAATAATGAGCCAGATTTAATAATCTGCGATTACAACCTTCCGGGGTTTACAGGAGTAGAAGCACTGGAATATGTGCGGAAACAGAATTTCGAACTGCCTTTCATTTTAATCTCCGGTTATATTGGCGAGGAGAAAGCCGTAGATGCCATGCTAAAGGGTGCGTCTGACTATGTACTCAAAGATAATATTAAAAGGCTGGCCCCGGCAGTAAAACGTGAGATTATACATTTTTGGGAACATAAAAAAACCGAAACAGAACGCGACCAGGCAATTCAGAATCTCAAAGAGCGTGTAAAAGAGCAGAAATGTCTTTATAATATTTCAAGCCTGGACGAGCAAAAGTTGAGCATCAGCGATTTACTTCAAAAGGCCGTTCGCTATCTTCCCGAAGGCTTCACATTTCCGGAGATTACGGAGGCTTCCATTGAGTATGATGGCAAATCTTTTCAAACCCCAAATTATTCAGAAACAGAGTGGTTTTTTTCAGAAACAACCGATAAAACTCAAAATATTTCTCTTACCATAAAAGTTGTTTACCTGGAGGATAAACCGGAATCTGATATCGGTCCTTTTATCGGTGAGGAGCAGAATTTAATCAATTCTATCATTGAAATTCTCTCTTTGAAAATCAATCGGATTCTCGACGAGCAGAAGCTTGACAGAAAACAGGATCTTCTCGAAAAAACATACAATCTGGCCCAAATGGGGAACTGGGAAGTAGATTTGGTTCATTCAGAAATACATTGGTCATTTACAACTAAAAGAATTCATGAAGTTCCGGAAGATTTCGAACCTGACTTAGAAACCGGTATTAACTTTTACAAGGAAGGAAAAGACAGAAAAAAGATTCGGCATTTGATAAACCGTGCAATCGAGAAGGGAGAATCTTTCGATACCGAGCTGAGAATTATTACGGCAAAGAATAATGAAAAATGGATTCGGGTAATCGGTGAATCTGAATTTAAAGATGGCAAGTGTATCCGAATTTTTGGGAGCTTCCAGGATATTGATAATAGAAAACGGGCGGAAATAGCACTACAAGAGAGCGAACAGCGTTTTAAATCACTTGTTCAGGAAGGGCTTGACCTGATTGCAATTATTGATATTGATGGAAACTATAAATATGTAGCACCAACCAGGTACCGCATAGATGAAATGGGCATGCAGCCTGAGGAATACAGAGGAAAAAATGCATTCGAAATTTTCCATGAAGATGATCATGAAAGGCTCAAAAGAGCACTTCGATCGATTCAGCCCTATGAAAGCACAGATTTGGCACCATTCAGGTATAAAACCGATGAGGGAGAGTGGCGATGGATGGAATCAACAATTACAAATTTGACAGAGAATCCAGCCGTAAATGGATTTGTTACCAATTCCAGGGATGTAACGGATCGTATTGAACAGGAAAGAAAACTGCGTGATATTGTAGAACACAGCACGAACATGTTCTACCAGCATGATACAGAGGGCGTTTTAACATATGTAAGTCCGCAATCCAGTGATTTTTTGGGATATTCACCAGAGGAGGCGATTCGGAAATGGACAGATTTTATTACTGATCATCCGCTCAATAAAAAAGGGGAGCAGATAACTCAGCGGGCTATCGATACAGGCGAAATTCAGGAACCTTACGAATTACAATTAAAAACAGCTGATGGGCGGATTATATGGGTTGAAGTAAATGAAGCGCCATTGATTAAAGAGGGAAAAGTTCAGGGTATTGTTGGATCACTGACGGATATTACGGAAAGAAAAGCAGCTGAAGAACTGATTAAAAAGTCAAATGAGAAGTTGAACACGGCCCAGGAGATCGCCAAACTTGGATATTTTGAATTTTATTTTGAATCGGATGAGATCTACTGGTCTGATCAGTCGTACAAGATTTGGGAGTACGACCCCAATGAGATTGAACTCACACTGGATCTTATTTTTGAGAGAATGCATCCTGAGGACAGGGACTATTTTATTAAGCAGCATGAACAAACCGTGAAAACCGGTAAAACATTAAATCTGGAACACCGAATTCAATTTCCGGATGGAAGAATAAAATGGGTTCGGGTGATTGGTGATTTGAAGAGGTCTTCGGAAGGAAAACCTGTTGCAGTAGAAGGAACCGCACAGGATATTACAGATAAAAAATTAGCCGATCTGGAACTCGAAGAGGCATACAATGAGATAGAAACCATTCTTGAAAGTATCGGTGAGGCATTTTTTGCTGTGGATAAAAACTGGACTGTGACCTATTGGAATAATGTAGCCGAAGAGGTATTGCATAGACCCCGAAAAGAAATTCTCGGAAAAAATCTTTGGGATGTATATGAAGATGCCACGGAACTGGAATTTTATACCCAATATCATAAGGCTGTAAACGAAAAAATTACCGTACACTTTGAGGAATTTTATCCAACTCTTGGAAAATGGTTTGAAGTAAGTGCATATCCTTCCGAAAATGGATTGTCTGTCTTTTTCAGAGATATCACAGAGCAAAAGGAAAACCGTGAAAAAATAGAGCGTATTAATGAACGGTTTGAAAAAGTTACGGAAGCCACCAATGATGCGATCTGGGATTTTGATGTTATAGATGATAATCTCTATTGGGGCCGGGGATTTGAGACACTTTTTGGATATGACCTGGATGAAATTTCACCGGATATGGAATTTCTCATTAGCCTGATTCATCCGGAAGATCGTGAGCGAATTTCCCATAAAATTCAGAATTATATGAAGCCGGGTGGAGAACAGGACTGGTTTGAAGAATATCGATTTCAAAAAGCCGATGGAACCTATGCCTATGTGATGGACCGCGCCGTATTTATACGTAATAAAAACGGTAAGGTCACTCGTGTTGTAGGTGCCATGACCGACCTGACCCGTCAAAAAGAGATTGAAGAATCGCTCAAGCAACTCAATATTGAGTTGGAACAACGTGCTGAGGAACTGACTGCCTCGAATGCCGAATTGGAGCAGTTCGCCTATGTAGCTTCCCACGATCTCCAGGAGCCGCTGCGAATGGTTACCAGTTTCCTCACTCAGCTTGATAAAAAGTACAGTGGACAGCTCGATGAAAAAGCTAATCAATATATCCATTACGCCGTAGATGGTGCGCAGAGAATGAGGCAGATTATTTTAGATCTGCTGAACTATTCGCGTTTGAACAGAGATCAGCAGAAGCACGTAGAAACCGATTTGAATGAGATTTTTCAGGAGGTTCAGGCATTAGCACGTTCACGAATTAAAGAAACCGGGGCAACTATTGAATCAGACAGCTTACCGACCCTCGAAGTAAATCCCGTTGCAATCAAACAGGTACTGCAGAATTTACTGAGCAATGCGCTTAAGTACCAAGAGGGTGATACTACACCCCAAATCAATGTGCGTGCGGAGGAGCTGGACACCCACTGGAAGTTTAGTTTTGAGGATAATGGTATTGGTATCAATCCCGAGTTTAAGGATACCATTTTCCAGATTTTTCAGCGTCTGCATACCCGGGATCAATATTCGGGAACCGGAATAGGCCTTGCCATCGCCAAAAAGATCATTGAACGGCACGGCGGCGAAATTTGGGTAGAATCGGAAGAGGGAGAGGGGAGTACCTTCTATTTTACGATTGAGAAATAG
- a CDS encoding ATP-binding protein, protein MNLFKRIWNSYRRTIIRNCTDFQAPSTSLEYWQNRLFSASVIFLIPLSVVAVVPGIYMAYITDLKGLIAVDFLAIFTILGIAFLPGLTVYHRKLIFNGVLYVTSVTLLLYLGTVGPGLLYLLGITIFIVLSLDKKFGYLAVGLNTLICIVVGFMLYNEIGNFYIMAEYGLGSWIAVSSNLVILSAITVLLIPILFEGLQNALVEENKLKSELEIEQKILGETLEELKSKNDELERFAYTISHDLKEPLRMVRSFMGLLDKKYAPQLDEKAKSYIYYAVDGSRRMTESIDDLLEYSRIGRMYTNAEKLDLNEVVEDVKKIFSGELDRMNAEINTAKLPVIEGVPITLKMLFQNLISNALKYQPEGGKPNIEIGYKELDSHWQFFVKDNGIGIEQEYKEEIFRIFRRLHTNDQYSGTGMGLAICKKIVEQHGGEIWVESEEEVGSTFFFTVEK, encoded by the coding sequence ATGAACCTATTTAAAAGAATATGGAATTCTTATCGGAGAACTATTATCCGAAACTGCACTGACTTTCAAGCTCCCAGTACGTCATTGGAGTACTGGCAGAACCGGTTGTTTTCGGCTTCGGTGATATTTTTAATTCCATTAAGTGTTGTTGCCGTTGTGCCGGGAATTTATATGGCATATATCACGGATCTTAAGGGCCTGATTGCTGTAGATTTTCTTGCCATATTTACAATACTTGGAATTGCATTCCTTCCGGGTTTAACCGTGTATCATCGAAAATTGATCTTCAATGGAGTTTTGTATGTAACATCGGTGACTCTTCTGCTATACCTGGGCACTGTTGGCCCCGGACTGCTCTATTTGCTTGGCATTACCATTTTTATTGTATTAAGCCTGGATAAAAAATTCGGATACCTGGCCGTTGGCCTAAATACATTGATCTGTATAGTGGTTGGATTTATGCTATATAATGAAATCGGAAATTTTTATATCATGGCAGAGTACGGACTGGGAAGCTGGATCGCCGTCTCTTCAAACCTGGTAATACTAAGCGCAATAACAGTTTTACTCATTCCCATTCTTTTTGAGGGACTTCAGAATGCACTTGTGGAGGAGAATAAGCTCAAATCTGAACTGGAGATTGAACAGAAAATACTGGGAGAGACCTTAGAAGAGCTAAAATCTAAAAACGATGAATTAGAGAGATTTGCCTATACAATTTCGCATGACCTGAAGGAGCCGCTGCGGATGGTTCGAAGTTTTATGGGACTGCTCGATAAGAAGTATGCACCTCAACTCGATGAAAAAGCAAAGAGTTATATTTACTATGCAGTAGACGGCAGCCGCAGGATGACTGAATCTATCGATGATCTTCTGGAGTACTCGCGGATTGGCCGGATGTATACAAATGCGGAGAAGCTGGACCTTAACGAAGTGGTGGAGGATGTTAAAAAGATCTTTTCGGGAGAGCTTGACCGTATGAATGCTGAAATTAATACAGCCAAACTCCCGGTGATAGAGGGCGTCCCCATTACCCTCAAGATGTTATTTCAAAATTTGATCTCCAATGCACTTAAGTACCAGCCGGAAGGAGGAAAACCCAATATTGAAATCGGCTATAAAGAACTCGATTCTCATTGGCAGTTTTTTGTGAAAGACAATGGAATTGGAATTGAGCAGGAGTATAAAGAGGAGATTTTTAGAATATTTCGCCGGCTGCATACCAATGACCAATATTCCGGAACCGGGATGGGGCTGGCCATCTGCAAGAAAATTGTAGAACAACACGGTGGTGAAATTTGGGTCGAATCAGAAGAAGAGGTTGGAAGTACGTTCTTTTTTACGGTTGAGAAATAG
- a CDS encoding transposase, translated as MAQPAVSALSPKAERISQLTEQVDQLNKQITTLTEQIEQLQRSGHRQAAPFRRKADKKVSKPTKPGRKAGHEGTWRQPPTCIDEQIEVPLEGCPSCGGPVRNVHPIEQIIEEIPPITPRRYELTTYRGQCPQCGSVQSTHPLKTSDGQGAAKVQLGPRAKAIALKLNYGYGLSKRKTQAVMKQVCGLSASPAGWHYACWRMSQKCQQTYQQLLEQARGSDYLHCDETSWYMGSPKSWLWVFTNPDQTLYKVAGSRGREELHQVIGTDYKGVLISDCLNIYDDVNPLQQKCYAHHLKAISQANDQYPGQGNEFLGSLRRMLKTAMVVGQMKPQVSASTYQQACKRLEEPSPVVRGGEGVRAKRLMV; from the coding sequence TTGGCTCAGCCCGCTGTTTCCGCCCTCTCCCCAAAGGCCGAGCGGATCAGTCAACTGACTGAGCAGGTGGACCAGCTCAACAAGCAAATCACCACCCTTACCGAACAGATCGAGCAGTTGCAGCGCAGCGGGCATCGTCAGGCAGCCCCTTTTCGGCGGAAAGCGGATAAAAAAGTATCCAAACCGACCAAACCGGGTCGCAAGGCGGGCCACGAAGGGACATGGCGCCAGCCTCCAACTTGTATTGACGAGCAGATTGAGGTTCCATTAGAAGGGTGTCCGAGCTGTGGAGGGCCTGTAAGGAATGTACACCCCATCGAACAAATTATCGAAGAGATTCCACCGATTACCCCTCGCCGATATGAGCTGACCACCTATCGTGGACAGTGCCCGCAGTGTGGGTCTGTTCAATCGACCCATCCGCTGAAAACCTCCGATGGGCAGGGAGCGGCGAAAGTGCAATTGGGTCCGCGTGCCAAAGCCATTGCTTTGAAACTCAACTATGGGTATGGATTGAGCAAACGTAAGACTCAGGCGGTCATGAAGCAGGTTTGTGGGCTGTCGGCCAGCCCGGCCGGATGGCATTATGCGTGTTGGCGGATGAGTCAGAAATGCCAGCAGACCTATCAGCAGTTGCTTGAACAAGCCCGCGGGTCCGATTATCTGCACTGCGATGAGACTTCCTGGTATATGGGCAGCCCCAAAAGCTGGTTATGGGTGTTTACAAATCCCGATCAAACGCTGTATAAAGTGGCCGGAAGTCGCGGGCGTGAGGAACTTCACCAGGTGATCGGCACCGATTATAAAGGAGTCTTGATCAGTGATTGTCTGAATATTTATGATGATGTGAACCCACTGCAGCAAAAATGTTATGCACACCATCTGAAAGCCATCAGTCAGGCCAATGATCAGTATCCCGGTCAAGGCAATGAATTTTTGGGATCACTCCGCAGGATGTTAAAAACGGCAATGGTGGTGGGGCAGATGAAACCCCAGGTATCTGCCTCGACCTATCAGCAAGCCTGCAAGCGGCTGGAAGAGCCCTCTCCCGTGGTGAGAGGAGGCGAAGGGGTGAGGGCAAAACGATTAATGGTCTGA